In Heliomicrobium gestii, a single genomic region encodes these proteins:
- the rpmJ gene encoding 50S ribosomal protein L36 yields the protein MKVRPSVKTICDKCKIIKRKGKVMVICENPKHKQKQG from the coding sequence ATGAAAGTGCGGCCTTCAGTAAAGACGATCTGTGACAAATGCAAGATCATCAAACGCAAAGGCAAAGTCATGGTCATTTGCGAAAACCCGAAGCACAAGCAAAAACAAGGTTAA
- a CDS encoding sensor histidine kinase, which yields MDSRRDSSGKISDKSFDNPFDNPFDNPSAHTAGPIAAPPEQEHCPLGREREVPEWDFQAERMASLGRIAAGIAHEINQPLNSLKVIADSMLYWHKKGKPADIDKIMDNVRRISTQADRINDIIQHIRTFVRNQTPTVPQPCQFNRAVEGALALMGSQLSSHGIIVRTCLEPSLPPVLAVSNRLEEVVINLLVNAMHALDSVERVEKQIRLSTRQAGARVILEVEDNGCGIEEELRGRIFEPFFTTKPIEGMGLGLSIVHSVVTAFQGRVDTTANPDCGATFRVTLPVYERHAEEEASDEHPLSR from the coding sequence ATGGACAGCAGGCGCGACAGTTCCGGTAAAATATCTGATAAATCATTCGATAACCCCTTCGATAACCCCTTCGATAACCCGTCCGCACACACGGCCGGGCCCATAGCCGCACCTCCTGAACAGGAACACTGTCCCCTGGGGCGAGAGAGGGAGGTTCCCGAATGGGACTTCCAGGCGGAACGGATGGCGTCGCTGGGGAGGATCGCCGCCGGGATCGCCCATGAGATCAACCAACCCTTGAACTCGCTGAAGGTCATCGCCGACAGCATGCTCTACTGGCATAAAAAAGGAAAGCCCGCCGACATCGACAAGATCATGGACAACGTGCGACGTATCTCCACCCAGGCCGATCGGATCAATGACATCATTCAACATATCCGCACCTTTGTTCGCAACCAGACCCCTACGGTTCCCCAACCCTGTCAGTTCAACCGGGCTGTCGAAGGCGCCCTGGCGCTCATGGGCAGCCAGCTTTCCTCTCACGGAATCATTGTTAGAACCTGCCTGGAACCGTCGCTGCCTCCGGTATTGGCCGTGAGCAACCGGCTCGAAGAGGTGGTCATCAATCTGCTCGTCAACGCCATGCATGCATTGGACAGTGTGGAGCGCGTGGAGAAGCAGATTCGCCTATCGACCCGCCAGGCGGGCGCCCGTGTCATCCTGGAAGTGGAAGACAACGGCTGCGGCATAGAGGAAGAGTTGCGCGGTCGGATTTTTGAGCCCTTCTTTACGACGAAACCCATCGAGGGAATGGGGCTGGGCCTTTCCATCGTTCATTCGGTGGTTACCGCCTTTCAGGGGCGCGTCGACACCACTGCCAATCCTGATTGTGGCGCCACCTTTCGCGTCACCTTGCCCGTTTATGAAAGACATGCAGAGGAGGAGGCCAGCGATGAACATCCTCTTAGTCGATGA
- the rpsI gene encoding 30S ribosomal protein S9: MAQVQFLGTGRRKKSVARVRLVPGEGKFLVNNRSLMEYFGKKTLEMIVRQPLDLTKSEGRFDVLCNVHGGGTTGQAGAIRLGIARALLKADIGLRPVLKRAGFLTRDPRAKERKKYGLKAARRAPQFSKR, encoded by the coding sequence GTGGCTCAAGTGCAATTTTTAGGAACCGGCCGCCGGAAGAAATCGGTCGCCCGTGTGCGTCTCGTTCCCGGCGAAGGCAAGTTCCTGGTCAATAACCGTTCGTTGATGGAGTACTTCGGGAAGAAAACCCTGGAGATGATCGTCCGTCAGCCCCTGGATCTGACGAAGAGCGAAGGCCGTTTCGACGTCCTTTGCAACGTCCACGGCGGCGGCACCACCGGACAAGCCGGCGCCATCCGCCTCGGCATCGCCCGGGCGCTGTTGAAAGCGGACATCGGACTGCGTCCCGTGCTCAAGCGCGCCGGATTCCTCACCCGCGACCCTCGCGCGAAGGAACGGAAAAAGTACGGCCTCAAAGCGGCTCGTCGCGCTCCCCAGTTCTCGAAACGCTAA
- a CDS encoding energy-coupling factor transporter transmembrane component T family protein, whose translation MLNDITLGQYVPLPSPVHRLDPRTKLMTTLLFSIDLFLLPTLPSVALAGLPIALAVIASRLPIHYILRGIKPLWIFIVFTLGVHLLGTPGETVAQWGPFEITREGMEQGLMVSLRLIWLYAATSLLTLTTSPIALTDGLELLLSPGKKIGLPAHEFAMMTSIALRFIPTLIEETEKIMKAQSSRGADFDSGSLVARVKSLVPLMVPLLLSAFRRADELAMAMEARCYRGGEGRTRMRPLAMNGSDYAITGAVAGAFVMLCLWRYAP comes from the coding sequence ATGTTAAACGACATCACCCTCGGTCAATATGTGCCCCTCCCATCTCCCGTTCATCGTCTCGATCCACGGACCAAGCTGATGACGACACTGCTTTTCAGCATCGACCTCTTCCTATTGCCGACCCTGCCATCGGTTGCACTGGCCGGTCTGCCCATCGCGCTCGCCGTCATTGCCTCCCGGTTGCCGATCCACTACATCCTGCGAGGGATCAAACCGCTCTGGATCTTCATCGTCTTCACCTTGGGCGTGCATCTGTTGGGCACGCCGGGGGAGACCGTAGCCCAGTGGGGACCCTTCGAAATCACCAGGGAAGGGATGGAGCAGGGGCTGATGGTGAGCCTTCGTCTGATTTGGCTGTACGCCGCCACATCGCTGCTGACCTTGACCACATCGCCCATCGCCCTCACCGACGGGTTGGAACTCCTCCTTTCCCCGGGGAAGAAGATCGGGTTGCCAGCCCACGAGTTTGCCATGATGACCTCAATCGCCTTGCGGTTCATCCCGACGCTGATCGAGGAGACGGAAAAGATCATGAAGGCTCAGTCCTCGCGGGGCGCCGACTTTGACAGCGGCAGCCTGGTTGCGCGAGTGAAGAGCCTTGTCCCCTTGATGGTGCCGCTGCTGCTCTCGGCCTTCCGGCGCGCCGACGAGCTGGCCATGGCCATGGAAGCCCGCTGCTACCGGGGGGGCGAAGGGCGGACCCGCATGCGGCCCCTCGCCATGAACGGAAGCGACTACGCCATCACCGGCGCTGTCGCTGGCGCCTTCGTTATGCTTTGTCTCTGGAGATATGCCCCATGA
- the infA gene encoding translation initiation factor IF-1: MSKTDVIEVEGRVVEPLPNAMFTVELENGHKVLAHVSGKIRMNFIRILPGDRVTVELSPYDLTRGRITYRFK, encoded by the coding sequence ATGTCCAAAACGGACGTTATTGAAGTCGAGGGTCGCGTTGTCGAGCCCTTGCCGAACGCGATGTTCACCGTGGAGTTGGAGAACGGCCACAAGGTCCTCGCCCATGTGTCGGGAAAAATCCGGATGAATTTTATTCGGATTCTGCCCGGCGACCGGGTGACGGTCGAATTGTCGCCCTATGATCTCACCCGCGGACGGATCACCTACCGTTTCAAGTAA
- the rplQ gene encoding 50S ribosomal protein L17, with the protein MPYRKFSRPTNHRRALLRNITTSLLKHGKIVTTEPKAKELRRIADKMITLGKQGDLHARRQALAFIQEESVVTQLFTEIAPKYATRQGGYTRVMKSGFRRGDAAPMCVVELV; encoded by the coding sequence GTGCCCTACCGTAAATTCAGCCGTCCGACCAACCATCGCCGGGCGTTGCTGCGCAATATCACCACCTCCCTGCTCAAGCACGGGAAGATCGTGACCACCGAGCCGAAGGCCAAAGAACTGCGCCGGATCGCCGACAAGATGATCACCCTGGGTAAACAAGGCGACCTGCACGCTCGCCGGCAAGCCCTGGCGTTCATCCAGGAAGAATCGGTCGTCACCCAACTGTTTACGGAAATCGCCCCCAAATACGCCACGCGGCAAGGCGGTTACACCCGCGTCATGAAGTCCGGGTTCCGCCGTGGCGACGCCGCCCCCATGTGCGTCGTCGAGCTCGTCTAA
- a CDS encoding energy-coupling factor transporter ATPase: MPIEIRHISHVYKAGTPLAVRALCDVDLSVRDGELVGIVGRTGSGKSTLIQHFNGLLLPTSGTVVVDEITVGGNEGKGASGKGFAGKSALRQLRQRVGIVFQYPEHQLFDETVYDDIAFGPRNLGLDGAEVERRVQEAMALVGLDAEAVAKRSPLQLSGGQKRRVALAGVLAMGPQKLILDEPTAGLDPQGRRKLLALIDDLHHHRGMTVIMVSHHMEEVAQLADRLLIMDQGQVVLQGTPKEVFAAADRIADLGLELPFAARLLHRLRREGLALSTGVIDMEGAAGEILRVLKGDGPC, from the coding sequence GTGCCGATAGAAATTCGACATATAAGTCACGTCTACAAAGCGGGGACGCCGCTGGCGGTTAGGGCGCTTTGTGATGTCGATCTGTCCGTCCGCGACGGTGAACTCGTGGGGATTGTCGGCCGCACGGGATCGGGAAAATCGACACTGATCCAGCATTTCAACGGGCTCTTGCTGCCCACCTCCGGCACCGTCGTCGTCGACGAGATCACCGTTGGCGGAAACGAGGGCAAGGGGGCAAGCGGCAAAGGTTTTGCTGGCAAAAGCGCCCTGCGCCAGTTGCGTCAACGGGTCGGCATCGTCTTTCAATACCCGGAGCACCAACTCTTTGACGAGACCGTCTATGACGATATTGCCTTTGGTCCGCGCAACCTCGGCCTCGATGGGGCGGAAGTGGAGCGCCGCGTGCAGGAGGCCATGGCCTTGGTCGGCTTGGACGCCGAGGCGGTGGCGAAGCGTTCCCCCTTGCAACTGAGCGGCGGGCAAAAGCGCCGGGTGGCCTTGGCGGGTGTGTTGGCCATGGGTCCTCAGAAGCTGATCCTCGATGAACCGACAGCCGGTCTCGATCCGCAGGGGCGGCGAAAGCTGCTGGCGTTGATCGACGACCTTCATCATCACCGGGGCATGACCGTCATCATGGTCAGCCATCACATGGAAGAAGTGGCCCAATTGGCTGATCGGCTGCTGATCATGGACCAGGGTCAGGTTGTGTTGCAAGGGACGCCCAAAGAGGTCTTCGCGGCAGCAGACAGAATCGCCGACCTCGGGCTGGAGCTTCCTTTTGCTGCCCGCTTGCTCCACCGGTTGCGCCGAGAGGGATTGGCCCTGTCGACAGGCGTGATCGACATGGAAGGCGCTGCCGGGGAGATTTTGCGCGTGCTGAAGGGAGATGGGCCATGTTAA
- the rplM gene encoding 50S ribosomal protein L13 — protein MSTFMAKAEDVERKWYVIDAAGKPLGRVASEAARLLRGKHKPIFTPHVDTGDHVIIINAEKVALTGKKLTQKMYYHHSRYPGGMTLINYGTLLKTKPERAVEKAIKGMLPKNRLGAQMYRKLNVYQGGEHPHQAQKPEAWTIRD, from the coding sequence ATGAGCACCTTCATGGCCAAAGCCGAAGACGTCGAACGCAAGTGGTACGTCATCGACGCCGCAGGCAAGCCCCTGGGTCGGGTTGCTTCCGAGGCTGCCCGTTTGCTGCGCGGAAAGCATAAACCCATTTTCACCCCCCACGTGGACACCGGTGACCATGTCATCATCATCAACGCCGAGAAAGTGGCGCTGACCGGCAAGAAACTGACCCAAAAGATGTACTACCATCATTCCCGCTATCCGGGTGGGATGACCCTGATCAACTACGGCACCCTGCTGAAGACCAAGCCGGAGCGCGCCGTGGAAAAGGCGATCAAGGGCATGCTGCCCAAGAACCGCCTGGGCGCGCAAATGTATCGCAAGCTGAATGTCTACCAAGGCGGGGAGCATCCCCATCAGGCCCAAAAACCGGAAGCCTGGACCATTCGGGATTAG
- a CDS encoding adenylate kinase, producing the protein MNVLLMGPPGAGKGTQAEKLVSQFAIPHISTGDMFRAAIKNGTELGRKAKSFMDAGQLVPDEVTIGIVRERLAQDDCRKGFLLDGFPRTVPQADALEATLKELALELDAVVDIHVPRENLIERLTGRRICRQCGATYHVVFNPPPSERVCGKCGGELYQRSDDSRETAENRLDVYTRQTQPLIEYYEAKGRYKRINGEQDMAAVFADICAALGRDA; encoded by the coding sequence GTGAACGTATTGCTGATGGGTCCGCCGGGCGCCGGCAAAGGGACTCAAGCCGAAAAGCTGGTGAGCCAGTTTGCCATTCCCCACATTTCCACTGGCGACATGTTTCGCGCCGCCATTAAAAACGGTACGGAACTGGGTCGGAAGGCCAAATCCTTCATGGATGCCGGTCAACTCGTTCCTGATGAAGTAACCATCGGGATCGTGCGGGAACGTTTGGCCCAGGACGACTGCCGAAAAGGCTTCCTCCTGGACGGGTTCCCCCGCACCGTGCCCCAAGCGGATGCGTTGGAAGCAACCTTGAAGGAACTGGCCTTGGAACTGGATGCCGTCGTCGACATCCATGTCCCCCGGGAAAACCTGATCGAACGGTTGACTGGTCGTCGTATCTGCCGCCAGTGCGGCGCTACCTACCATGTCGTCTTCAACCCGCCTCCCTCGGAGAGGGTATGCGGCAAGTGTGGCGGCGAACTGTACCAGCGCAGCGACGACTCCCGCGAAACGGCGGAGAACCGTTTGGATGTATATACCCGGCAGACTCAACCGCTCATTGAATACTATGAGGCCAAAGGACGCTACAAGCGAATCAACGGGGAACAGGATATGGCGGCGGTGTTTGCGGACATCTGCGCCGCCCTGGGGAGAGACGCCTGA
- the rpsM gene encoding 30S ribosomal protein S13 has product MARIAGIDLPRDKRIEIALTYIFGIGRPTAVKILAETGINPDTRTRDLTDEEVARLREYIDKNVEVEGDLRREVSLNIKRLMEIGCYRGLRHRRGLPVRGQRTKTNARTRKGPARTVAGKKKK; this is encoded by the coding sequence ATGGCACGTATTGCCGGCATCGACCTGCCCAGGGACAAGCGGATTGAAATCGCGCTGACCTACATTTTTGGGATCGGTCGTCCCACCGCCGTCAAGATCCTGGCTGAAACCGGCATCAACCCCGACACGCGGACCCGCGATCTGACCGATGAAGAAGTGGCCCGCCTGCGGGAGTACATCGATAAGAACGTGGAAGTCGAAGGGGATCTTCGCCGGGAAGTTTCCCTGAACATCAAGCGCCTCATGGAGATCGGCTGCTACCGCGGCCTTCGCCATCGTCGCGGCCTCCCTGTCCGCGGCCAGCGCACCAAGACGAACGCCCGCACGCGCAAAGGTCCCGCCCGGACCGTCGCTGGCAAGAAGAAGAAGTAA
- a CDS encoding DNA-directed RNA polymerase subunit alpha — MLEIEKPKIECVARSDDATYGKFVVEPLERGYGVTLGNSLRRILLTSLFGAAVTSVKIEGVLHEFSTIPGVVEDTTDIILNLKQLAIKMHTEEPRVVRIEFEGEGIVTAEDIIADADVEILNPDQVIATVDKGGRLFMEITVEKSRGYITATKHRKSEHVIGVIPIDANFSPVRKVNYRVEDTRVGQITNYDRLILEVWTNGSLTPEEAISWSAKIMNDYLKLFVGLTENTENVEIMVEKEERPQDKILEMTIEELDLSVRSYNCLKRAGINTVKDLTNKTEEDMIKVRNLGRKSLEEVDAKLAALGLSLRKSED, encoded by the coding sequence ATGCTGGAAATCGAAAAACCGAAGATCGAGTGTGTCGCCCGGAGTGACGACGCCACCTACGGCAAGTTTGTGGTCGAGCCTCTGGAGCGAGGTTACGGGGTGACCCTGGGCAACTCCCTTCGTCGCATTCTCCTTACCTCCCTGTTCGGGGCCGCCGTTACTTCGGTGAAGATCGAAGGTGTTCTTCACGAGTTCTCTACGATACCCGGCGTTGTCGAAGACACGACGGATATCATTCTGAACCTCAAGCAGCTTGCCATCAAGATGCATACCGAGGAACCGCGGGTTGTCCGGATTGAGTTCGAGGGGGAAGGGATCGTCACCGCAGAGGACATCATCGCCGATGCCGATGTGGAGATCCTCAACCCCGATCAGGTCATCGCCACCGTCGATAAAGGCGGCCGGCTCTTCATGGAGATCACCGTGGAGAAAAGCCGCGGCTACATCACGGCGACCAAACATCGCAAATCAGAGCACGTCATCGGCGTGATCCCCATCGACGCCAACTTCTCGCCGGTCCGCAAGGTCAACTACCGTGTCGAGGATACCCGCGTCGGTCAGATCACCAACTATGATCGCCTGATCCTGGAGGTTTGGACGAATGGCAGCCTGACGCCGGAAGAGGCGATCAGTTGGTCGGCCAAGATCATGAACGACTATCTCAAGCTCTTCGTCGGCTTGACGGAGAACACAGAGAACGTGGAGATCATGGTTGAGAAGGAAGAACGGCCCCAGGACAAGATCCTCGAGATGACCATTGAGGAACTCGATCTGTCCGTTCGCTCCTACAACTGCCTCAAACGGGCCGGGATCAACACCGTGAAGGACCTGACCAATAAGACGGAAGAAGATATGATCAAGGTGCGCAACCTTGGCCGCAAGTCCCTCGAAGAAGTGGACGCCAAGCTGGCTGCCCTTGGTCTGTCGTTGCGTAAATCAGAAGACTAA
- the truA gene encoding tRNA pseudouridine(38-40) synthase TruA, whose translation MNERRLKLTVAYDGTGYHGFQTQEDPALPTIQDELVRAIHGLTGETAKLNCAGRTDAGVHARGQVVDFATASRIPDDRFPLAMNSLLPPDIAVVAAQTVPAAFHSRFGALGKHYRYTIYNHRIPSPFHRRYSHQVFPPLRFDAMAAAAQHFTGAHDFRGFCATGSPVKDFVRTVWRCELTRQEEHRLILDVMGNGFLYNMIRIIAGTLIDVGKGKIDPEEIPAIIAARDRTRAGTTAPPQGLCLMKVWHDPLDFPFNVK comes from the coding sequence ATGAACGAACGCCGCCTAAAACTGACTGTCGCCTATGACGGAACGGGATATCACGGCTTTCAAACCCAGGAAGACCCGGCTCTGCCCACCATTCAGGACGAGTTGGTCCGGGCGATCCACGGTCTGACCGGGGAGACGGCCAAGCTAAACTGCGCCGGGCGCACCGACGCCGGTGTCCATGCGCGAGGGCAGGTCGTCGACTTCGCCACCGCCTCGCGGATTCCCGACGATCGCTTTCCCCTGGCCATGAACTCGCTCCTGCCGCCGGACATCGCCGTCGTGGCGGCCCAGACGGTTCCTGCCGCCTTTCATTCCCGGTTTGGCGCCCTCGGCAAGCACTACCGCTACACCATCTACAATCACCGCATCCCGTCGCCCTTTCACCGGCGCTACTCCCACCAGGTCTTCCCGCCTCTGCGTTTTGACGCCATGGCGGCGGCGGCGCAGCACTTCACAGGCGCCCACGACTTTCGCGGCTTCTGCGCCACCGGCAGCCCGGTCAAAGATTTTGTCCGCACCGTCTGGCGGTGTGAGCTGACCCGGCAGGAGGAGCACCGGCTGATCCTGGATGTGATGGGGAACGGTTTTTTGTACAACATGATCCGCATCATTGCCGGCACCCTGATCGATGTGGGCAAAGGGAAAATTGATCCCGAAGAGATCCCGGCGATCATTGCCGCCAGAGACCGCACGCGAGCCGGGACGACGGCGCCGCCTCAGGGACTTTGCCTGATGAAGGTCTGGCATGATCCCCTTGACTTTCCTTTCAACGTAAAATAA
- the rpsK gene encoding 30S ribosomal protein S11 — translation MAAARRVTRTKRKERKHVDRGVAHIKSTFNNTIVTITDPNGNTLSWASAGVLGFKGSRKSTPFAAQMAAESAAKEAMEHGLREVECLVKGPGAGREAAIRSLQAAGLEVNMIKDVTPIPHNGCRPPKRRRV, via the coding sequence ATGGCAGCAGCACGTCGCGTAACCCGCACCAAGCGGAAAGAACGCAAGCATGTGGACCGTGGTGTGGCCCACATCAAATCCACCTTCAACAACACCATCGTCACCATCACCGACCCCAACGGCAACACCCTCTCCTGGGCTTCCGCCGGCGTCCTCGGCTTCAAGGGTTCGAGAAAATCGACTCCCTTCGCCGCTCAGATGGCCGCCGAATCGGCTGCCAAGGAAGCCATGGAGCATGGCCTTCGGGAAGTCGAATGCCTGGTCAAAGGCCCTGGCGCCGGTCGGGAAGCGGCCATCCGCTCCCTGCAAGCCGCTGGCCTGGAAGTCAACATGATCAAAGACGTAACCCCCATCCCCCACAACGGATGCCGGCCGCCGAAGCGTCGCCGCGTCTAA
- the rpsD gene encoding 30S ribosomal protein S4, producing the protein MARYTGPVCRLCRREGAKLYLKGDRCYTGKCAVDRRTYAPGQHGQGRKKVSEYGLQLREKQKARRVYGILEGQFRTYFAEADRQQGVTGENLLRLLETRMDNIVFRLGFARSRNEARQFVLHNHFTLNGKKVNIPSIQIRVGDVIQLKEKSKDTPLFKEIVEGLGQKTPPAWLELDVNNLTGRVVALPKREDIDTNLQEHLIVELYSR; encoded by the coding sequence ATGGCACGTTATACCGGTCCGGTCTGCCGCCTTTGCCGGCGGGAGGGGGCCAAATTATACCTCAAAGGGGATCGCTGCTACACGGGCAAGTGCGCCGTTGATCGTCGCACCTACGCGCCCGGCCAGCACGGCCAAGGCCGCAAGAAAGTCTCCGAATACGGCCTGCAATTGCGGGAAAAACAAAAAGCCCGCCGGGTGTACGGCATTCTGGAAGGCCAATTCCGCACCTATTTCGCAGAGGCTGATCGCCAGCAAGGCGTCACCGGCGAAAACCTGCTCCGCCTTCTGGAAACCCGTATGGACAACATCGTCTTCCGGCTCGGCTTTGCTCGTTCCCGGAACGAGGCCCGTCAATTTGTGCTGCACAACCACTTTACCCTCAACGGGAAGAAAGTAAACATCCCCTCCATTCAAATCCGGGTGGGCGATGTGATCCAACTGAAAGAGAAGAGCAAGGATACCCCTCTCTTCAAAGAAATTGTCGAAGGCCTTGGTCAAAAGACGCCTCCGGCATGGTTGGAACTCGATGTCAACAATCTGACAGGTCGCGTCGTTGCGCTGCCCAAACGGGAAGACATCGACACGAACCTGCAAGAACACCTGATCGTCGAATTGTACTCCCGCTAG
- a CDS encoding energy-coupling factor transporter ATPase, whose protein sequence is MISIENVSFQYRNPDGDAIQALSNVSLTIRPGEWVAVLGANGSGKSTLAKHLNALLTPAGGRVRVNGLDTQDLRQCYDIRRQVGMVFQNPDNQLVATTVEEDVAFGPENLGLPSEEIRRRVDEALDVVGLQSLRERPPHDLSGGQKQRVAIAGALALRPEYLVFDEATSMLDPQSRREVLQTVRRLHKELAMTVITITHDMEEAAEAERVVVMAKGTVVFDGIPEALFCEEGLLEAAGLEPPPSVEIARRLRERGLNVPLDAVTMEKLVNALCR, encoded by the coding sequence TTGATCAGCATTGAAAACGTCAGCTTTCAGTACCGGAATCCTGACGGAGACGCCATCCAGGCTCTTTCGAATGTGTCCCTCACGATCCGACCCGGCGAGTGGGTGGCGGTGCTGGGTGCGAATGGGTCAGGGAAGTCGACGTTGGCGAAGCATTTGAATGCGCTTTTGACGCCTGCCGGAGGCCGGGTGCGGGTAAACGGGCTGGACACGCAGGACCTCCGGCAGTGTTATGACATCCGGCGGCAGGTGGGGATGGTCTTCCAGAACCCCGACAACCAGTTGGTGGCGACGACGGTGGAAGAGGATGTGGCCTTCGGGCCCGAGAATCTGGGTCTGCCCTCCGAGGAGATCCGGCGGCGTGTCGATGAGGCCTTGGACGTAGTGGGCTTGCAGTCCCTCCGGGAGCGGCCGCCCCACGACCTGTCAGGGGGACAGAAGCAGCGGGTCGCCATCGCCGGCGCGTTGGCGCTCCGGCCGGAGTATCTCGTCTTTGACGAAGCCACATCGATGCTTGATCCGCAGAGCCGCCGCGAGGTGCTGCAGACGGTTCGCCGCTTACATAAGGAACTGGCCATGACGGTGATCACGATCACCCATGACATGGAAGAGGCAGCCGAGGCGGAACGGGTCGTTGTCATGGCAAAGGGAACGGTCGTTTTTGACGGGATTCCGGAAGCGCTCTTTTGCGAAGAAGGGCTGCTCGAAGCGGCGGGATTGGAACCGCCGCCGTCCGTCGAAATTGCCCGTCGCTTGCGGGAACGGGGTCTGAACGTCCCCTTAGACGCAGTCACGATGGAAAAGCTGGTGAACGCCCTGTGCCGATAG
- a CDS encoding RNA-binding protein: MLKILDPDYLLIADGHYRKVENPKKKKIKHLRCAGLVATEIGDMLQQGKTPANAQVSGALRRLLETLETGS; the protein is encoded by the coding sequence GTGCTGAAAATTCTCGATCCCGATTACCTTCTGATTGCGGACGGACACTATCGCAAAGTGGAAAACCCCAAGAAGAAGAAGATCAAGCATCTCCGGTGCGCCGGCTTGGTGGCAACGGAAATCGGCGACATGCTTCAACAGGGCAAAACTCCTGCAAACGCCCAGGTCTCCGGTGCGCTCCGCCGATTGCTGGAGACCTTGGAGACCGGTTCGTAA
- the map gene encoding type I methionyl aminopeptidase, protein MIVLKAARELDYMRDAGRIVAETLREMEKAVAPGVTTAELDQKAEDFICSKGAKPSFKGYQGFPASICASINEQVVHGIPGLRQLQTGDIISIDVGAYVNDYHGDAAVTLPVGEIDESLQRLLDVTRRSLEIGIEEAKVGNRLFDISHSIQNYVEGNGFSVVRQFVGHGIGKKMHEEPQVPNFGPAGRGPRLQSGMTLAIEPMVNAGTWEVETKEDQWTVVTKDHKPSAHFEHTIAITDDGPEVLTRVHSK, encoded by the coding sequence ATGATCGTCTTGAAAGCCGCCCGGGAACTCGATTACATGCGGGATGCCGGTCGGATTGTGGCCGAGACCCTGCGAGAGATGGAAAAAGCGGTGGCGCCGGGAGTGACCACGGCAGAACTGGACCAGAAGGCGGAGGATTTCATCTGCTCGAAGGGCGCCAAGCCCTCCTTCAAAGGCTACCAGGGCTTCCCCGCTTCCATCTGCGCCTCCATCAACGAACAAGTCGTTCATGGCATTCCAGGTTTACGGCAGTTGCAAACGGGGGATATTATCAGTATTGACGTCGGAGCATATGTCAATGATTACCATGGCGACGCTGCGGTGACGCTGCCTGTCGGGGAAATTGACGAATCGCTTCAACGCCTGCTGGACGTGACGCGCCGTTCCCTGGAGATCGGCATCGAAGAAGCGAAAGTAGGCAACCGTCTCTTTGATATATCCCACTCCATTCAGAACTATGTTGAAGGAAACGGGTTTTCCGTTGTCCGCCAATTTGTGGGTCACGGCATCGGCAAAAAGATGCATGAAGAACCGCAGGTGCCCAATTTCGGGCCGGCTGGACGGGGACCGCGGCTTCAATCGGGCATGACGCTGGCCATTGAACCGATGGTCAACGCGGGAACCTGGGAAGTCGAAACCAAGGAAGACCAGTGGACGGTGGTCACGAAAGACCATAAGCCGTCCGCCCATTTTGAGCATACCATCGCCATTACCGATGATGGACCGGAGGTCCTCACTCGTGTACACAGCAAGTGA